The proteins below come from a single Caenibius sp. WL genomic window:
- the yidD gene encoding membrane protein insertion efficiency factor YidD — MKHLFILIARAWQLGPSRILPPTCRYAPSCSAYAIQALTKYGAIKGGWLALKRLLRCHPWGGHGYDPVP; from the coding sequence ATGAAGCACCTTTTCATCCTGATCGCGCGGGCCTGGCAGCTTGGCCCGTCGCGCATTTTGCCGCCCACCTGCCGCTATGCCCCGTCGTGCAGCGCCTATGCCATTCAGGCTCTGACGAAATACGGTGCAATCAAGGGTGGATGGCTTGCGCTTAAGCGTCTATTGCGCTGCCACCCTTGGGGCGGGCACGGATACGATCCGGTGCCCTGA
- the rnpA gene encoding ribonuclease P protein component — protein sequence MQPDLAVLTRRADFLAANKGLRVARPGFVLLARPNGGLGKRFGITVTKKIGNAVVRNRMKRRFRALIREMLPAQGLPDHDHVLIGRDGGVERDFALLRDELGAALARATAGKGDPPRRPRGKPAKR from the coding sequence ATGCAGCCCGATCTCGCCGTTCTGACCCGCCGGGCGGACTTCCTTGCCGCCAACAAGGGGCTGCGCGTCGCGCGGCCCGGTTTCGTCCTGCTGGCCCGGCCCAACGGCGGCCTCGGCAAGCGCTTCGGCATCACGGTGACGAAGAAGATCGGCAATGCCGTGGTGCGCAACCGGATGAAGCGCCGGTTTCGCGCCTTGATCCGCGAAATGCTGCCCGCTCAGGGCCTGCCCGATCACGATCATGTCCTGATCGGGCGCGATGGCGGGGTGGAGCGCGATTTCGCGCTGCTGCGCGATGAACTGGGCGCGGCGCTGGCGCGCGCGACCGCAGGCAAGGGCGATCCGCCCCGCCGCCCGCGCGGCAAGCCTGCCAAGCGCTAG
- a CDS encoding glutathione S-transferase family protein, which yields MKLIIGNKNYSSWSLRGWLACKQSGLSFEEIKVNISGDDWEQAKREWGEIQPSSGKVPILWDGDVVIWDSLAILEYLVDRVGRERFWPKDDAARGMARSMVAEMHSSYLPLRRGLPMNIRKQVQGATIDAEVREDIVRILGLWAEARARYGHGGPFLFGTFGAADIFYAPIVSRFLTYGVPVPGFAQAYMQAIWEHDWVQQWVAAAADEEWFIAQYEGDPVPQT from the coding sequence ATGAAACTGATTATCGGCAACAAGAACTATTCGAGCTGGAGCCTGCGCGGCTGGCTGGCGTGCAAGCAATCCGGGCTCTCTTTCGAAGAGATCAAGGTCAACATTTCGGGCGACGACTGGGAACAGGCCAAGCGCGAATGGGGCGAGATTCAGCCGTCATCCGGCAAAGTGCCGATCCTGTGGGACGGCGACGTGGTGATCTGGGACAGTCTCGCCATTCTCGAATATCTGGTCGACCGGGTGGGGCGCGAACGCTTCTGGCCCAAGGACGATGCCGCGCGCGGCATGGCTCGTTCGATGGTGGCGGAAATGCACAGTTCCTATCTGCCGCTGCGGCGGGGGTTGCCGATGAACATCCGCAAGCAGGTGCAGGGCGCGACGATCGATGCCGAAGTGCGCGAGGATATCGTGCGTATCCTCGGCCTCTGGGCCGAAGCGCGGGCGCGCTATGGGCACGGCGGGCCGTTCCTGTTCGGCACGTTCGGCGCGGCGGATATCTTCTATGCCCCCATCGTTAGCCGGTTCCTGACTTATGGCGTGCCGGTGCCCGGCTTCGCCCAGGCCTATATGCAGGCGATATGGGAACACGACTGGGTGCAGCAATGGGTCGCCGCGGCGGCGGACGAGGAATGGTTTATCGCCCAGTACGAAGGCGATCCCGTTCCCCAGACCTGA
- the rpmH gene encoding 50S ribosomal protein L34 yields the protein MKRTFQPSNLVRKRRHGFRARKATVGGRKVLRARRARGRAKLSA from the coding sequence ATGAAGCGCACTTTCCAGCCCAGCAATCTCGTGCGCAAGCGCCGCCACGGTTTCCGTGCGCGCAAGGCGACTGTCGGTGGCCGCAAGGTCCTGCGTGCGCGCCGCGCCCGCGGCCGCGCCAAGCTGAGCGCCTGA
- the yidC gene encoding membrane protein insertase YidC, which produces MSNQRNIVVAVALSMLLLLGWEYAMNWVYPERNKPVAEQAAAPAKGADPTVAKRTREGGLQDAGDIAVEQRELAADLKSPARVKIQAPSLTGSINLHGALIDDLTLNDFRQTVDKDSGPVRMFSPLRTPAQHFAQFGWAPGAAGQMPNADTLWQADGTVLTPKTPVTLRWANGQGQTFAIRFAIDDDYLITATQTVANTGAGPIIAKPFALINRTDRTASADTWNVHSGPIGAFDGSVDFGNNYKDVAKTGTISPSGRADWIGFTDIYWLSALVPDARGKPDSDFRSLGNGLYRADLIYQPDTVPAGKQITRTTRLFAGAKESAVLDRYEAEGISNFGLAIDWGWFRWFERPIFLLLDKLFGLVGNFGVAIILLTVIIRGIMFPIAQKQFSSMAGMRAIQPKMKALQERYKDDKAKQQQEIMALYKKEGVNPLAGCLPILIQIPIFFALYKVLILTIEMRHQPFVLWIKDLSAPDPLHILNLFGALPYDVPGFLAIGPLALLLGVTMWLQFRLNPAAMDPIQQQMFALMPWVMMFVMAPFAAGLLLYWITSNVLTIAQQTYLYSRHPQLKEQAARDKADMAAKTAREKAEKAASKEAGK; this is translated from the coding sequence GTGAGCAACCAGCGTAACATCGTCGTGGCCGTGGCGCTTTCCATGCTGCTGTTGCTCGGTTGGGAATATGCGATGAACTGGGTTTACCCGGAGCGGAACAAGCCGGTTGCCGAACAGGCCGCCGCGCCCGCCAAGGGGGCAGACCCGACCGTGGCCAAGCGCACACGCGAAGGCGGGTTGCAGGATGCCGGGGATATCGCGGTGGAACAGCGCGAACTGGCCGCCGATCTCAAATCTCCCGCCCGTGTCAAGATTCAGGCCCCCAGCCTGACCGGTTCGATCAATCTCCATGGCGCGCTGATCGACGATCTGACGCTCAACGATTTCCGGCAGACGGTGGACAAGGACAGCGGCCCGGTCCGCATGTTCTCCCCGCTGCGGACGCCGGCGCAGCATTTCGCCCAGTTCGGCTGGGCGCCGGGCGCAGCGGGCCAGATGCCCAACGCCGACACGCTGTGGCAGGCCGACGGCACCGTGCTGACGCCCAAGACCCCGGTCACGCTGCGCTGGGCCAACGGGCAGGGGCAGACCTTCGCGATCCGCTTCGCCATTGACGACGACTATCTGATTACCGCCACGCAGACTGTGGCCAACACCGGCGCGGGGCCGATCATCGCCAAGCCGTTCGCGCTGATCAACCGCACCGACCGCACCGCCAGCGCCGATACGTGGAACGTCCACTCCGGCCCGATCGGCGCGTTCGACGGGTCGGTGGACTTTGGCAACAACTACAAGGACGTGGCCAAGACGGGCACGATTTCGCCCAGCGGACGGGCCGACTGGATCGGGTTCACCGATATCTACTGGCTGTCCGCGCTGGTGCCCGATGCGCGCGGCAAGCCCGACAGCGATTTCCGCTCGCTCGGCAACGGCCTGTACCGCGCCGACCTGATCTATCAACCGGACACCGTGCCCGCGGGCAAGCAGATCACCCGCACCACCCGTCTTTTCGCCGGGGCAAAGGAAAGCGCGGTTCTCGACAGGTACGAGGCTGAGGGCATTTCCAATTTCGGCCTCGCGATCGACTGGGGCTGGTTCCGCTGGTTCGAACGGCCGATCTTCCTCCTGCTCGACAAGCTGTTCGGTCTTGTCGGCAATTTCGGCGTGGCGATCATCCTGCTGACTGTGATCATTCGCGGGATCATGTTCCCGATCGCGCAGAAGCAGTTCTCCAGCATGGCGGGCATGCGCGCGATCCAGCCCAAGATGAAAGCGCTGCAGGAACGCTACAAGGACGACAAGGCCAAGCAGCAGCAGGAAATCATGGCGCTCTACAAGAAAGAGGGCGTCAATCCGCTGGCGGGCTGCCTGCCGATCCTGATCCAGATTCCGATCTTCTTCGCGCTCTACAAAGTGCTGATCCTGACGATCGAAATGCGCCATCAGCCCTTCGTGCTGTGGATCAAGGACCTTTCGGCCCCCGATCCGCTGCATATCCTGAACCTGTTCGGCGCGCTGCCTTATGACGTGCCCGGCTTCCTCGCCATCGGCCCGCTGGCGCTGTTGCTCGGTGTCACGATGTGGCTGCAGTTCAGGCTCAACCCGGCGGCGATGGACCCGATCCAGCAGCAGATGTTCGCGCTGATGCCGTGGGTGATGATGTTCGTCATGGCCCCGTTCGCGGCCGGGCTGCTGTTGTACTGGATCACGTCCAACGTGCTGACCATTGCGCAGCAGACCTATCTCTACAGCCGCCATCCGCAGCTCAAGGAACAGGCGGCCAGGGACAAGGCCGACATGGCGGCGAAGACCGCGCGTGAAAAGGCCGAGAAGGCCGCAAGCAAGGAGGCGGGCAAGTAG
- a CDS encoding YifB family Mg chelatase-like AAA ATPase encodes MVALISTVAYLGLEARAVEVQCQLAAGLPRFAIVGLPDKAVGESRERVQAALAAMGLSLPPKRITINLSPADLPKEGSHYDLPIALALLAAMGVTDAEQLTDWIAVGELALDGRIVPSPGVLLAALHASEHDKGLICPSAQGAEARWANGIPVCAAPDLVSLLNHLKGTQRLPEPEPGMAETAPLGPDLRQVKGQESAKRALEIAAAGGHNLLMIGPPGAGKSLMAACLPGILPALSPAEALEVSMIASVAGTLEGGRISRSRPFRAPHHSASMAALTGGGLRVRPGEVSMAHLGVLFLDELPEFQRAVLDSLRQPLESGKVDVARANAHVSYPARVQLVAAMNPCRCGHLGDPALACSRAPRCAADYQSKVSGPLLDRIDLHVEVDPVSAMDLALPAPREGSAEIAARVAAARAIQTARLEGSTMRTNAELDGDMLSEHATPDADGQTLLMQAAEAMRLSARGYTRMLRVARTIADLAGAGQIGRIHVAEALSYRRQPPRA; translated from the coding sequence GTGGTGGCACTTATCTCGACCGTGGCCTATCTCGGGCTCGAAGCGCGCGCCGTGGAAGTGCAGTGCCAGCTTGCCGCGGGTCTGCCGCGATTCGCCATTGTCGGCCTGCCCGACAAGGCGGTGGGCGAAAGCCGGGAACGGGTGCAGGCCGCATTGGCCGCCATGGGTCTGTCGCTGCCGCCCAAGCGGATCACGATCAACCTTTCCCCCGCCGATCTGCCCAAGGAAGGATCGCATTACGATCTGCCGATCGCGCTGGCGCTGCTTGCGGCGATGGGCGTGACCGATGCCGAACAGCTTACCGACTGGATCGCGGTGGGCGAACTGGCGCTGGACGGGCGGATCGTCCCTTCCCCCGGCGTGCTGCTGGCTGCGCTCCACGCCAGCGAGCATGACAAGGGCCTGATCTGCCCCTCCGCGCAGGGGGCCGAAGCCCGCTGGGCCAACGGCATCCCCGTCTGCGCCGCGCCCGATCTGGTCAGCCTGCTCAATCATCTCAAAGGCACGCAGCGCCTGCCCGAACCGGAGCCCGGCATGGCGGAGACCGCGCCGCTAGGCCCCGACCTGCGCCAGGTCAAAGGGCAGGAAAGCGCCAAGCGGGCGCTGGAAATCGCGGCGGCGGGCGGGCACAACCTGCTGATGATCGGGCCGCCGGGTGCGGGCAAGAGCCTGATGGCCGCCTGCCTGCCAGGCATTCTGCCCGCGCTGAGCCCGGCCGAAGCGCTCGAAGTGTCGATGATCGCCTCTGTCGCCGGAACGCTGGAAGGCGGGCGAATCAGCCGCAGCCGCCCGTTCCGCGCACCGCATCATTCGGCTTCCATGGCCGCGCTGACCGGCGGCGGGCTGCGCGTGCGCCCGGGCGAAGTGTCCATGGCGCATCTCGGCGTGCTGTTTCTGGACGAACTGCCCGAATTCCAGCGCGCCGTGCTCGATTCGCTGCGCCAGCCGCTCGAAAGCGGCAAAGTCGATGTCGCGCGCGCCAATGCCCACGTATCCTATCCCGCGCGGGTGCAACTGGTGGCCGCGATGAACCCATGCCGCTGCGGCCATCTGGGCGATCCGGCCTTGGCCTGCAGCCGCGCGCCGCGCTGCGCCGCCGATTACCAGTCCAAAGTGTCCGGTCCGCTGCTCGACCGGATCGATCTCCATGTCGAAGTCGATCCGGTAAGCGCGATGGACCTCGCTCTGCCCGCCCCGCGCGAAGGCTCCGCCGAAATCGCCGCGCGGGTGGCCGCGGCCCGCGCGATCCAGACCGCACGCCTTGAAGGCAGCACGATGCGCACCAATGCCGAACTCGACGGAGATATGCTGAGCGAGCACGCAACGCCCGATGCCGATGGGCAGACGCTGCTGATGCAGGCGGCCGAAGCCATGCGGCTGTCGGCGCGTGGCTATACCCGCATGCTGCGCGTGGCGCGGACCATTGCCGATCTTGCCGGGGCCGGGCAGATCGGCCGCATCCATGTGGCCGAAGCGTTGAGCTACCGGCGGCAACCGCCCCGCGCCTGA
- a CDS encoding nitroreductase/quinone reductase family protein: MAKGDAAAASHPLAGHKQAYLRSGGREGHLLAGEPLRDGRRFNPMLLLRTIGRTSGQAFVTPLMYGSYGGELLVAASFGGADVHPSWYRNLTANGELAVQVATQAYTAGWREPQGEELAALWAYMDALSPYYAQYRAATRRVIPLIAILLKEPIPVFTE; encoded by the coding sequence ATGGCGAAGGGGGATGCGGCGGCGGCCAGCCATCCGCTGGCAGGGCACAAACAGGCCTATCTCCGCTCCGGCGGCCGCGAGGGGCATTTGCTGGCGGGGGAGCCGCTGCGCGATGGGCGGCGTTTCAATCCCATGCTCTTGCTGCGCACCATCGGCCGCACAAGCGGGCAAGCCTTCGTCACTCCGCTGATGTACGGCAGCTATGGCGGCGAATTGCTGGTGGCGGCCTCGTTCGGCGGGGCGGACGTGCACCCTTCCTGGTATCGGAATCTCACGGCCAATGGCGAACTGGCGGTGCAGGTGGCGACGCAGGCCTACACCGCCGGCTGGCGCGAACCCCAGGGGGAGGAACTGGCGGCGCTGTGGGCTTATATGGACGCGCTCAGCCCTTATTATGCGCAGTATCGCGCCGCGACCCGGCGGGTGATCCCGCTGATCGCGATTCTGTTGAAAGAGCCGATTCCTGTCTTCACCGAATGA
- the dapE gene encoding succinyl-diaminopimelate desuccinylase, whose translation MTPADLAEALMACPSVTPAVGSVFDTLEAMLAPLGFRIDRRITGEAPDGPVENLFAIRQGPASSRHFAFAGHLDVVPPGDGWTSAPFAPERRGELLYGRGAVDMKGAIAAMVAAVRAVPQDAGTLSFVITGDEEGAARFGTLALMDRMRELDAIPDLCLVGEPTSVNRLGDMMKIGRRGSLNAWLEVAGVQGHVAYPHLADNPVPRLVAMLGEFEAWELDRGTDWFQPSNLEITDLEVGNPTTNIIPPLAKARISIRFNNLHSGASLSARIAKIAARHGGTARCVISGEPFLTEPGPFSTLVAEAVEAETGVVPEASTTGGTSDARFLKDFCPVIEFGLCNATMHKRDEAVAVADLDTLARIYARIALAALKG comes from the coding sequence ATGACCCCCGCAGACCTCGCCGAAGCGCTGATGGCGTGCCCCAGTGTGACCCCCGCCGTAGGGTCGGTGTTCGACACGCTGGAAGCGATGCTGGCGCCATTGGGGTTCCGGATAGACCGCCGGATCACCGGCGAAGCGCCCGATGGCCCGGTCGAAAACCTGTTCGCCATCCGGCAGGGCCCGGCCAGTAGCCGCCATTTTGCCTTTGCCGGCCATCTGGACGTGGTTCCGCCGGGCGACGGGTGGACGAGCGCCCCGTTTGCCCCCGAACGGCGTGGAGAGTTGCTCTACGGGCGCGGTGCGGTGGATATGAAAGGGGCGATTGCCGCCATGGTGGCGGCCGTGCGCGCTGTGCCGCAAGACGCCGGCACGCTCAGTTTCGTGATTACGGGGGATGAGGAAGGCGCGGCGCGCTTCGGCACTCTGGCGCTGATGGACCGGATGCGCGAACTGGATGCGATCCCCGACCTGTGCCTTGTCGGAGAGCCGACCAGCGTCAACCGGCTGGGCGACATGATGAAGATCGGACGGCGCGGATCGCTCAACGCCTGGCTCGAAGTGGCCGGGGTGCAGGGGCATGTCGCCTATCCGCATCTGGCGGACAATCCGGTGCCCCGGCTCGTCGCCATGCTGGGCGAATTCGAAGCCTGGGAACTCGACCGGGGGACGGACTGGTTCCAGCCTTCCAATCTCGAAATCACCGATCTCGAAGTCGGCAATCCCACCACCAATATCATTCCGCCGCTGGCCAAGGCGCGGATTTCGATCCGGTTCAACAATCTCCACAGCGGGGCGAGCCTGTCCGCCCGGATCGCGAAAATCGCCGCCCGCCACGGCGGCACGGCCCGCTGCGTGATTTCGGGCGAACCGTTCCTGACCGAGCCCGGCCCGTTTTCGACCCTGGTGGCCGAAGCGGTGGAGGCGGAAACCGGTGTGGTGCCCGAAGCATCGACCACCGGCGGGACATCCGATGCCCGGTTTCTCAAGGATTTCTGCCCGGTGATCGAATTCGGCCTGTGCAACGCGACGATGCACAAGCGCGACGAGGCGGTGGCCGTGGCCGATCTCGATACGCTGGCCCGAATCTATGCGCGGATCGCGCTGGCCGCATTGAAGGGTTGA
- a CDS encoding dicarboxylate/amino acid:cation symporter gives MTEAVADAPASHGRLQWRLLIGFIAGLVLGLLVYSFARDTVWVDTVIAYVTGPIGQIFLRLLFMLVLPLLFSALVIGIAEMGEIRALKRVGITTLIYTVIVSGIAVALSLFLVNLLQPGKGVDPVAARELLAQGRQGAAGIIESSAGKAPMGMDALLSLVPSNVVAAMSNNDILAVMFFALFFGIGLLLVQTQRTATLKDAIEGVFEVSMRLIGLVIQLAPIAIFCFMFNLAAQFGWDLLIKLAAYVGVVLLALGLQMFGVFSLLLRFLAKKNPVAFFREIRAAMLMAFSTASSNATLPTALRVADSELKLPPHVARFVLTIGATANQNGSAMFEGVTVLFLAQFFGVDLDLSQQFFVMLVCVLAGVGTAGVPAGTLPVIALILGSLGVPPEGIGLILGVDRFLDMCRTTVNVVGDLVAATVITKMGGEQPAS, from the coding sequence ATGACCGAAGCCGTAGCCGATGCCCCGGCCAGCCATGGCAGATTACAATGGCGCCTGTTGATCGGCTTCATCGCCGGGCTGGTGCTGGGCCTGCTGGTGTACAGCTTCGCGCGGGATACGGTGTGGGTCGATACCGTGATCGCCTATGTCACCGGCCCCATCGGGCAGATTTTCCTGCGCCTGCTGTTCATGCTGGTGCTGCCGCTGCTGTTTTCCGCGCTGGTGATCGGCATCGCCGAAATGGGCGAAATCCGGGCGTTGAAACGGGTCGGCATCACCACGCTGATCTATACGGTGATCGTATCGGGGATCGCCGTGGCGCTCAGCCTGTTCCTCGTCAATCTGTTGCAGCCGGGCAAAGGCGTCGATCCGGTGGCGGCGCGCGAACTGCTGGCGCAGGGTCGGCAAGGGGCGGCGGGGATCATCGAAAGCTCGGCCGGGAAAGCGCCGATGGGCATGGATGCGCTGCTCAGCCTCGTGCCGTCCAATGTCGTCGCGGCGATGAGCAACAACGACATTCTGGCGGTGATGTTCTTCGCGCTGTTCTTCGGCATCGGCCTGCTGCTGGTCCAGACACAACGCACCGCGACGCTGAAGGATGCGATCGAAGGCGTGTTCGAAGTGTCGATGCGGCTGATCGGGCTGGTCATCCAGCTGGCGCCCATCGCGATCTTCTGTTTCATGTTCAACCTCGCCGCGCAGTTCGGCTGGGATCTGCTGATCAAGCTGGCCGCCTATGTCGGGGTGGTGCTGCTGGCGCTCGGCTTGCAGATGTTCGGCGTGTTTTCGCTGCTGCTGCGGTTCCTCGCGAAAAAGAACCCGGTCGCGTTCTTCCGCGAAATCCGCGCGGCGATGCTGATGGCCTTTTCCACCGCCAGTTCCAACGCCACGCTGCCCACCGCCCTGCGCGTTGCCGACAGCGAACTGAAACTGCCGCCGCATGTCGCCCGGTTCGTGCTGACGATCGGGGCCACGGCGAACCAGAACGGCTCGGCGATGTTCGAAGGGGTGACGGTGCTGTTCCTCGCCCAGTTTTTCGGCGTCGATCTGGACCTGTCGCAGCAGTTCTTCGTCATGCTCGTCTGCGTGCTGGCCGGGGTGGGAACGGCGGGGGTGCCTGCGGGCACATTGCCCGTCATCGCGCTCATTCTCGGCAGTCTGGGGGTGCCGCCGGAAGGGATCGGCCTGATCCTCGGGGTGGATCGCTTCCTCGATATGTGCCGCACCACGGTCAATGTGGTCGGCGATCTGGTGGCGGCGACGGTTATCACCAAGATGGGCGGCGAACAGCCCGCGTCCTAG
- the yihA gene encoding ribosome biogenesis GTP-binding protein YihA/YsxC, whose product MDEREQELADRAGRLFSGRVEFLKSAPALHFLPDPEHPEIAFCGRSNVGKSSLLNALTGRRAIARTSVTPGRTQELNFFEVGEPTVFRLVDMPGYGFAKAPPKVVEKWRALVREFLRGRVPLKRTLLLVDSRHGIKDVDREMMRMLDEAAVGYRIVLTKADKIKASELAKVVEATAQEARKHPAAFPVIHVTSSEKKMGIDELRAAVLADSEI is encoded by the coding sequence ATGGATGAACGGGAACAGGAACTGGCGGACCGCGCGGGCCGTCTGTTTTCAGGGCGGGTCGAATTCCTGAAATCGGCCCCGGCGCTGCATTTCCTGCCCGATCCGGAGCATCCGGAAATCGCCTTTTGCGGGCGGTCCAATGTCGGCAAAAGCTCGCTGCTCAACGCTTTGACGGGGCGGCGGGCGATTGCGCGCACTTCGGTGACGCCGGGCCGCACGCAGGAACTCAACTTCTTCGAAGTGGGCGAACCGACGGTGTTCCGCCTCGTCGATATGCCTGGCTACGGCTTTGCCAAGGCGCCGCCCAAAGTGGTGGAGAAATGGCGCGCTCTGGTGCGCGAATTCCTGCGCGGGCGGGTTCCGCTCAAGCGGACGCTGCTGCTGGTCGATTCGCGTCACGGGATCAAGGACGTGGACCGCGAGATGATGCGGATGCTGGATGAAGCGGCCGTCGGCTATCGCATCGTCCTGACCAAGGCGGACAAGATCAAGGCGAGCGAACTGGCCAAAGTGGTGGAAGCCACCGCGCAGGAAGCGCGCAAGCACCCGGCCGCGTTTCCCGTGATCCACGTGACCTCCTCTGAAAAGAAGATGGGGATCGACGAACTGCGCGCCGCCGTGCTGGCCGATTCGGAAATCTGA
- a CDS encoding HAD family phosphatase has protein sequence MTAVRGRVAAVVFDIGKVLIEWDMRLLLRKLYADECEADWVHAHVVSENWHAQHDAGRDLADMVAQRIAEFPDHAAAIRAYATRFGETIPGMVPGTPALLERLAGRGVPLFAITNFAAPFWAEYRARQPLFDQFRDIVVSGVERIAKPDPAIYRLAEHRFGYPARAMLFIDDNRANIDAASVLGWQVHHFTGAAALEADLRERGLLS, from the coding sequence ATGACAGCCGTGCGCGGGCGCGTCGCAGCCGTCGTCTTCGATATCGGCAAGGTTCTGATCGAATGGGATATGCGCCTGCTGCTGCGCAAGCTCTATGCCGATGAATGTGAAGCCGATTGGGTCCATGCCCATGTGGTGAGTGAGAACTGGCACGCACAACATGACGCGGGCCGCGATCTGGCCGACATGGTGGCGCAGCGGATCGCCGAATTTCCCGATCACGCGGCGGCGATTCGTGCATACGCCACGCGCTTCGGCGAAACGATACCGGGGATGGTGCCGGGCACGCCCGCTTTGCTCGAACGGCTTGCCGGGCGGGGCGTGCCGTTGTTCGCGATCACCAATTTCGCAGCGCCGTTCTGGGCCGAATATCGCGCGCGTCAGCCGCTGTTCGACCAATTCCGCGATATTGTTGTCTCAGGGGTGGAACGGATCGCCAAGCCCGATCCGGCGATCTACCGCCTGGCCGAACATCGCTTCGGCTATCCCGCGAGGGCCATGCTGTTCATCGACGACAACCGCGCCAATATCGATGCGGCCAGTGTGCTGGGCTGGCAGGTGCATCACTTTACCGGCGCCGCCGCGCTGGAGGCGGATCTGCGCGAACGCGGCCTGCTGAGCTGA
- the ykgO gene encoding type B 50S ribosomal protein L36 has protein sequence MKIRNSLKSLKGRHRDNRVIRRRGRTYVINKTNRRFKARQG, from the coding sequence ATGAAGATTCGCAACAGCCTCAAGTCGCTCAAGGGCCGCCACCGTGACAATCGCGTGATCCGTCGTCGTGGCCGCACTTATGTGATCAACAAGACCAACCGCCGCTTCAAGGCGCGTCAGGGCTAA
- the galE gene encoding UDP-glucose 4-epimerase GalE, whose amino-acid sequence MNQKLPVLVTGGAGYIGSHAVLALLDGGWPVAVIDNLSTGFRFAIPDGVPFYQGDIADGAQLARIFAEQGIGAIMHFAGSIIVPESVENPLKYYNNNTAKSRALIEAAVQGGVRHMIFSSTAATYGVPEVSPVREDCPQRPINPYGMSKLMTEIMLADTARAHPLNYCALRYFNVAGADPQARSGQSTDGATHLIKVAVETALGKRETVSVFGTDYGTPDGTGVRDYIHVSDLAAAHVLALEALIVAPDRSLTMNCGYGRGFSVLEVLDAVDRVTNRTITRIMGPRRAGDPDSLISDNGLIRETLPWQPRYADLDTIIGHAMAWERKLTEIRAQG is encoded by the coding sequence ATGAATCAGAAACTTCCCGTCCTCGTCACCGGCGGTGCCGGTTATATCGGCAGCCATGCGGTGCTCGCCCTTCTCGATGGCGGCTGGCCGGTTGCGGTGATCGACAATCTCAGCACCGGTTTTCGGTTCGCGATTCCCGATGGTGTGCCGTTCTATCAGGGCGATATCGCGGATGGCGCGCAGCTGGCGCGGATTTTCGCCGAACAGGGGATCGGGGCGATCATGCATTTCGCCGGGTCGATCATCGTGCCGGAATCGGTCGAAAATCCGCTCAAATACTACAACAACAACACCGCCAAGAGCCGCGCTCTGATCGAAGCGGCGGTGCAGGGCGGCGTGCGCCACATGATCTTCAGCTCGACCGCCGCGACATACGGCGTGCCCGAGGTTTCCCCGGTGCGCGAGGATTGCCCGCAACGGCCGATCAATCCCTATGGCATGTCCAAGCTGATGACGGAGATCATGCTGGCGGACACGGCCCGGGCCCATCCGCTCAATTACTGTGCCTTGCGCTATTTCAACGTCGCGGGCGCCGATCCGCAGGCGCGCAGCGGGCAGTCCACCGATGGGGCGACTCACCTGATCAAGGTCGCGGTCGAAACGGCGCTGGGCAAGCGGGAGACCGTGTCGGTCTTCGGCACCGATTACGGCACGCCCGATGGTACCGGCGTGCGTGATTATATCCACGTTTCCGATCTCGCCGCCGCGCATGTGCTGGCGCTGGAGGCGCTGATCGTCGCGCCGGATCGCAGCCTGACGATGAATTGCGGCTATGGCCGGGGGTTCTCCGTGCTCGAAGTGCTCGACGCGGTGGATCGCGTCACCAACCGGACGATCACCCGGATCATGGGCCCCCGCCGGGCGGGGGACCCCGATTCGCTGATTTCCGACAACGGGCTGATCAGGGAAACGCTGCCCTGGCAGCCGCGCTACGCCGATCTCGATACGATCATCGGCCATGCGATGGCGTGGGAAAGAAAGCTCACCGAAATCCGCGCGCAAGGTTGA